The proteins below are encoded in one region of Apium graveolens cultivar Ventura chromosome 4, ASM990537v1, whole genome shotgun sequence:
- the LOC141719812 gene encoding uncharacterized protein LOC141719812, translating to MTIHAPSLSPVCFTVHENPEKLITSNVVVSCVRCYSSSHVNCIGSHPHAPYLCVMCLNHNWPLLVLGDSNGGKTVDKNAAKIFLAACKISAGSMKKAAVTAKMEMEARAKEAIDAGELALKAIEHVEHLRRNSAST from the coding sequence ATGACTATCCATGCCCCTTCCTTGAGTCCAGTTTGTTTTACCGTTCATGAAAATCCGGAGAAGCTTATCACTTCAAATGTTGTGGTATCTTGCGTGAGATGCTACTCATCTTCTCACGTAAATTGTATTGGTTCTCACCCCCATGCTCCTTATCTTTGTGTCATGTGTTTAAACCACAATTGGCCTCTCCTAGTTCTTGGTGATTCCAATGGAGGAAAGACAGTAGATAAGAATGCGGCCAAAATTTTCCTTGCTGCTTGCAAAATTTCAGCAGGTAGCATGAAAAAGGCGGCTGTGACTGCCAAAATGGAGATGGAGGCTAGGGCCAAAGAGGCCATTGATGCCGGAGAATTGGCTCTAAAAGCCATTGAACACGTGGAGCATCTTAGAAGAAATAGTGCTAGTACATAA